From Candidatus Binataceae bacterium, the proteins below share one genomic window:
- the rfbC gene encoding dTDP-4-dehydrorhamnose 3,5-epimerase yields MEFKETAVAGAFVVAPERLDDERGFFARTFCRREFAQRGLNPQVSQSSVSFNPKRGTLRGLHYQAPPHAECKLVRCTRGAIFDVIIDLRPHSPSYRRWAATELSAQNHRLIYIPEGIAHGFLTLADDCEVFYEISESYHPECTRGVRWNDPAFHVRWPFPPALMSERDRSYPDFAE; encoded by the coding sequence ATGGAATTCAAGGAGACGGCCGTGGCCGGAGCATTCGTGGTCGCCCCCGAACGGCTCGACGACGAACGGGGTTTTTTCGCGCGCACGTTCTGCCGGCGCGAATTCGCACAGCGGGGTCTGAATCCGCAGGTGTCGCAATCGAGCGTCTCCTTCAATCCCAAGCGCGGCACCCTGCGCGGGCTTCACTACCAGGCGCCGCCGCATGCTGAATGCAAGCTCGTGCGATGCACGCGCGGGGCGATCTTTGACGTGATTATCGATCTGCGGCCGCACTCGCCGAGTTATCGGCGATGGGCGGCGACCGAGCTCAGCGCGCAAAACCACCGGCTGATCTACATCCCCGAGGGCATTGCGCACGGCTTCCTCACGTTGGCCGACGACTGCGAAGTGTTCTACGAAATCTCCGAATCTTACCATCCCGAGTGCACGCGCGGCGTGCGCTGGAACGACCCCGCCTTTCACGTCAGATGGCCCTTCCCGCCCGCGCTGATGTCCGAGCGCGACCGCAGCTACCCGGACTTCGCGGAATGA
- a CDS encoding class I SAM-dependent methyltransferase, with product MPEPSDRKCLGCGVASPEIFLDLGRMPLANAYLHSEADSEREERFPLAVAYCGRCHLVQLSETVAPEKMFSDYAYFSSYSDSFLAHARKMAESHIERFNLGPTSRVLEIGSNDGYLLQYFKRRGIEVLGVDPAANIAAAANRKGLPTLCRFFNSDTAAEIVLKQGRADLMIGNNVLAHVPRINDFLGAVGACLERDGVAAFEFPYLRELLDKTEFDTIYHEHVFYYSLSAIENLARRAELELFDVVRQPVHGGSLRVFLQHPGVRPVEGRVERMLNQEQESGLTRFAHYASFGQRVLVLKEQLLSTLRAISRAGKRIAAYGAPAKGNTLLNYCGIGRDLLEFTVDRSPHKQGMLLPGSHLPILPPQELLARKPDYALILPWNIADEIIRQQVNYLAAGGRFISPVPEPTILTY from the coding sequence ATGCCGGAGCCATCCGACCGCAAGTGCCTGGGCTGCGGAGTTGCGTCGCCCGAAATCTTTCTCGATTTGGGACGAATGCCTTTGGCAAATGCCTACCTGCATTCCGAGGCGGATTCGGAGCGCGAGGAAAGGTTCCCTCTGGCGGTGGCTTACTGCGGACGATGCCATCTGGTCCAGTTGTCGGAGACCGTTGCGCCGGAAAAGATGTTCTCCGACTATGCCTACTTTTCTTCCTATTCGGACAGCTTCCTCGCGCATGCGCGAAAGATGGCCGAATCCCACATCGAACGCTTCAACCTGGGGCCGACGAGCCGCGTGCTCGAAATCGGCAGCAATGACGGCTACCTGCTGCAGTATTTCAAGCGACGCGGTATCGAGGTTTTGGGGGTTGATCCTGCCGCTAATATCGCAGCCGCCGCGAATCGCAAAGGATTGCCCACGCTTTGCAGGTTTTTCAACTCGGACACTGCGGCGGAGATTGTCTTGAAGCAGGGCAGGGCCGATTTGATGATCGGCAACAACGTTCTCGCTCACGTTCCCCGGATCAACGATTTCCTGGGCGCGGTGGGGGCATGCCTGGAACGCGATGGTGTCGCAGCGTTCGAATTTCCCTATCTGCGCGAACTGCTGGACAAGACCGAATTCGACACCATCTATCACGAGCATGTTTTCTACTATTCGCTGAGTGCAATCGAAAATCTCGCGCGGCGCGCCGAGCTCGAGCTGTTCGACGTCGTCCGTCAGCCGGTCCATGGCGGCTCGCTGCGCGTTTTCCTGCAGCATCCCGGGGTCCGCCCTGTTGAAGGACGCGTCGAGCGGATGTTGAATCAGGAACAGGAGAGCGGTCTGACGCGCTTTGCGCATTACGCGTCATTTGGCCAACGGGTTCTCGTCCTCAAAGAGCAACTGCTCTCGACGCTTCGCGCCATCAGCCGGGCCGGCAAGCGCATCGCGGCCTACGGCGCCCCGGCCAAGGGTAATACCTTGCTGAACTACTGCGGCATCGGGCGCGACTTGCTGGAGTTCACGGTCGATCGCAGTCCGCATAAGCAGGGGATGCTTCTTCCCGGTTCACATCTGCCGATTCTGCCACCGCAAGAATTGCTCGCGCGAAAGCCCGACTACGCGCTGATCCTTCCCTGGAATATCGCTGATGAAATAATCCGTCAGCAGGTTAATTATCTGGCGGCCGGCGGAAGGTTTATTTCGCCTGTTCCCGAGCCGACGATTCTGACCTATTGA